The Sphingopyxis sp. TUF1 genome segment GGCTCGACGACGGGTCGATGGCGCTGTTCCGCGTCGATGCCAACGCCGCGCGCTTCAACGCTAGCGCACGCCGCATGGCGATGCCCGAAATGCCCGAGGACATGTTCGTCGCCGCGGTGAAGGAAGCCGTCGCCGCCGACGCTGGCTGGTTCCCCCCGGTCGATGGCGGTGCGCTCTATCTTCGCCCCTTCATGTTCGCGAGCGAGGTGTTTCTTGGGGTCAAGCCCGCGGCGGAATATCGCTTTCTTGTCATCACCTCGCCGGTCGGCAATTATTTCAAGTCGGGCGCACCGGCGATCTCGCTCTGGGTGTCGGAGGATTATACCCGCGCCGCGCCCGGCGGCACCGGCGCCGCGAAATGCGGCGGCAATTATGCCTCAAGCCTGGTTGCGCAGCGGGAGGCGATCGCCAAGGGGCACGACCAGGTCGTCTTCCTCGACGCCGCCGAGCATCGCTGGATCGAGGAACTGGGCGGCATGAACATGTTCTTCGTTTTTGACGACGGCAGCCTCGTCACCCCGCCGCTGACCGGCACGATCCTGCCCGGCATCACCCGCGACGCGATCATCACGCTGGCCCGCGACGCCGGCCTGGCGGTGCGCGAAGAGCCCTATGCGATCGACCAGTGGCAGGCCGATGCCGAAAGCGGCCGCCTCACCGAAAGCTTTGCCTGCGGCACCGCGGCGGTGGTCACCCCCGTGGGCAAGGTGACGCGCGGCGACTCAAGCTTTGCCATCGGCGCGGGCGGCCCCGGACAGGTCACCGAAATGCTCAAGGGCAAGCTCGTCGACATCCAGCGCGGCCGCGCCGCCGACCCCCATGGCTGGGTCACCCGGATCTGACGCGCACGCCTTGCCATTGATGGCACGGACGCTATAGACGCGCTCGCACCGGCCGTTGGGGCGTAGCCAAGCGGTAAGGCAGCGGTTTTTGGTACCGCCATGCGCAGGTTCGAATCCTGCCGCCCCAGCCAGCCGGAGCGTCTATCCTTCGTCGCGCCTAAGCTTCGACCAATGCGTGATATTCGGCTTCGGCGAGGAAGCGTTCGGCGTCGAGGGCGGCCATGCATCCCATGCCGGCGGCGGTGACGGCCTGCCGGTACAGCTTGTCGGTGACGTCACCCGCGGCGAACACGCCGGGGATCGCGGTCAGCGACGTGCCGGGCGTCACCTGAAGATAGCCATCGTCGTCGAGCGGCAGCTTGCCCCTGAACAATTCGGTTGCGGGGCTGTGGCCGATCGCGACGAAGCCGCCATCGGTCGGCTCGTGGCTCGCGGCGCCAGTGACGGTGTCGATCAGGTCGACGCCGACGAGACCCGACACGCCCTCGCCCGCGACGAAGCGTTCGACCTGCTTGTTCCACAGCACCTTGATCTTCGGATTGGCGAACAGGCGGTCCTGCAGGATCTTTTCGGCGCGCAGCGAATCGCGGCGATGGATCAGCGTCACATCGTCGCTGTGGTTGGTAAGGTACAGCGCCTCCTCGACCGCGGTATTGCCGCCGCCGATGACGACGACCTTCTTGCCGCGATAGAAAAAGCCGTCGCACGTCGCACAGGCCGACACGCCCTTGCCGCCGAGTTCCTGCTCGCCGGGAACGCCGAGCCATTTCGCCTGCGCACCGGTGGCGATGACGAGCGTTTCGGCGAGATAGACGTCGCCGCCGTCGCCGGTCAGGCGGAACGGCCGCTCCGACAGGTCGACGTCGACGATCGTGTCCCAGATCATCGACGTGCCGACATGCACCGCCTGCGCCGTCATCTGTTCCATCAGCCAGGGCCCCTGGATCACCTCGGCGAAACCCGGGTAGTTTTCGACATCGGTGGTGATCGTCAGCTGCCCGCCCGGTTGCAGCCCCTGCACGACGATCGGCATCATGCCAGCGCGCGCGGCATAAATGGCGGCCGACAGCCCCGCAGGGCCGGACCCCAGAATGAGCATCTTCGTGTGGTGGGTGGCGGGCATGACGATCCTGTTTCTGTGCGAATGACGGCGATTGCGATACCCCCCATATCCGTTCGCATCGAGCGAAGTCGAGATGCCGCAAAGGACGGCGCCATAACGATGGGTGTCTCGACTTCGCTCGACACGAACGGGAAGAAAGGAATCGCGGCAGGCACAAATGGGAGTTGTAACGCGCGCTGGCAAGGGACAGGCTGCGCGCCAGGAGGGAGAGACGGCGATGGCAAGCTGGTGGGAGAGGCACGGCGTCCCGCGCCTGATCAAATGCGCCTGTTCGCAGGGGCAGATCATGAAGCTGAGGAGCCGGGTGGTGCCGTATGCGCGCGGGCATGTGCTCGAACTGGGCTGTGGCGGCGGGATCAACATGGAGTTTTACCGTCCGGAACAGGTCGAAAGCTTCACCGGGCTCGACCCTTCGCCCGAATTGCTGGCGATGAGCCGCGCGGCAGCTGCGGATCGCGGGATGGCGGCCGACATCCGCGGCGGCGTCGGCGAGGCGATGCCGTTCGAGAGCGGACAGTTCGATACCGTCGTCACCACCTTCACCCTTTGCTCGGTTGCCGATCAGGCCGCGGTGCTCGCCGAAATCCGCCGCGTGCTGAAACCCGGCGGGACTGCGCTGTTCCTCGAACATGGCGGTGCGCCCGATGCCGGGGTTGCGAAATGGCAGCGGCGGATCGAGCCGGTGTGGAAACGCATCGGCGGCAATTGCCACCTGACGCGCCCGATCAGCGACGCCTATGCCGCGGCGGGCTTTGCGGTCGAACGGCAGGGCGCCGCCTATATGCCAAAAACGCCGCGGCCGTTCGGCTGGGTCGAATATGGCGCGGCACGGGTTGCGGGCTGACGGTTCAACTTTTCTCCCCGACCTCTACCAAACCGTGCCCGACGCTCACCCGCTCGTCGAAGACGAAGCAGCTGCCGTGCCAGCGGCTTTCGGACGCCGGCACCTGTTCGAGATAGGCGAGAATGCCGCCTTTCAGGTGGACGACATCGTCGACGCCTTCGTGGCGCAGGAAGGCGGTCGATTTTTCGCAGCGGATGCCGCCGGTGCAGAACATCGCGATGCGCTTGCCCGCGAAGCGATCGGCATTGGCGCGCCACCAACCCGGAAAGTCGCCGAAGCTTCTGGTTTCGGGATCGACCGCGCCCGCAAAGCTGCCATAGCCGACCTCGAAGGCGTTGCGCGTGTCGATGAGCACCGTGTCCGGATCGTCGACGAGCGCGTTCCAGTCGGCGGGGTCGATATAGGGCGCTGCATCGCGCGCCGGGTCGAGCCCCGGCACTTTCAGCGTCACGATTTCCTTTTTGAGCCGCACCTTAAGCCGCTGGAACGGCATCGCGGCGGCGGTCGAATATTTGACGTCGAGTGCGGCGCAGCCGGGGAGCGCGCGGATGTGATCGAGAACGGCGGCGATGCCGGTTTCGGTGCCCGCGATGGTGCCGTTGATCCCCTCGCGCGCGAGGAGCAGCGTGCCCTTGATGCCTTCGGCGGCGCAGCGGTCAAGCAGCGGCTGGCGCAGCAACGCAGGGTCGTCGAAGGCGGCAAAGCGGTAGAGGGCGGCGACGGTGAAGGTCATGGCGGCGTCCCCTTAGACAAAAGCGCTGCCCAAGGGAATGATCCTCCCTGTCGCGCAGCGATGGGGAGGGGGACCGCCCGAAGGATGGTGGAGGGGCCGCAACCTTGGCGCCATAGCCCCTCCGTCAGCGCTTCGCGCTGCCACCTCCCCATGGCCTTCGGCCACAGGGAGGATACCGGCCTATCTGAACGGATCGCTTTGCGCCGTGGCATAATGCGCCATCGCCATCGTGGTCCATTGCGCGTTGACGCGGATGCAGCTGGGGAAGACGCTGGCGTCGGTGACGAGGACGTTGGTCGTGCCGTGGACGCGGCAATCCAGGTCGACGATGCCGTGCTGGGGGTCTTCGTTCATCGCATTGCCGCCGTGGGGGTGGCTGCTCGACAGGGTGACATCATCCTGCTCGCGGATCGCGGCGTCGAAAAAGGCGTCGATGTCCATGTCGGGCCTCACCGTCTGGCCCTTTGCGAGCGCGGGATAGCATTCGAGCGCGCCCGCGGCGAAATGCACCTTGGTCAGCGTCGCCATTGCGCGGCGGAGCAGCGGCAGATCGTCGCTGGTATCGAGGCGGAATTTGAGCTTGCCGTCGACGATCTGCCCGCGCCGGTCGGCGGGAAACAGGATGCCCGCCGAATGGACGCGGCCATAATTGCGCATCCGGTCGGCATGGTCTGCGAACCAGCCGGGCATAAGCGAGGCCATCGACATCGGCGGTTGAAAATGGCTTTCGAGCAGAAAGTCGCCGCAATCGACATAGCTCGACATCTGATCCTCGTCCCACGCATCGCCGCCGGTGCCCGGCGGCATCAGCGCGACGACGGGCGAGGCGACGTTGAGCGACACCTGATAGCCGGTATGGTCGATGTCGCTGCGATCAAGCAGTTTGGATGAGGCAATCGTGCCCGCGGCGACGACGACGCCGACGCGCGCGCGGACAAGGCGCTTCGATCCATCGGGCAAGGTGAGCCGCACCGCCTCGGCCTCGCGCCGACCGTCGATCGCGGTCTGCCACAGGATCTGATCGACCTTGGCGCCGGGCAGGATGCGTGCGCCATGGTCGCGGCACGCCGCCGGCAGATAGGTCTGCGCGACGCCCATGCGGCGGCCATAAACGCAGCCCGAATTGCAATAGCCGCAATAGGCGCAGGCATTGGGCGTATTCGGCGGCCCGAAATTCTTGTCGAACCAGTCGGCGACCGCGCGCTTGTCGCTGGGATCGGACGAGGCATCGGCATAGGCGTGCCATCCGTT includes the following:
- a CDS encoding FAD-dependent oxidoreductase, whose translation is MTGPFNSGQLKFLKAITEALFDGAAMAISADQVVANIADLFGKVGGTKLDEMRVSLTLTEIALGPMFAETDVATRVERIADRMRDSRLDLFQDMGRLRGIVYACYYGHWLPGDQDDNVANPVHRQIGFALPKFRARGPGDVPITPVQGREIDPAHILTADSVGDEYDVIVVGSGAGGAVAAYNIAAQGYKVLIVEAGPFYPSHAITHHELDMIAKLYKHGAVQTTTNRDFVVFQGRCVGGSSTINNGICLRVNEPGRTHPDAADVLAKWAQIGAPIDPAAFHASYDAVQAMLGIARIEPRSGRHNGPHLINGWHAYADASSDPSDKRAVADWFDKNFGPPNTPNACAYCGYCNSGCVYGRRMGVAQTYLPAACRDHGARILPGAKVDQILWQTAIDGRREAEAVRLTLPDGSKRLVRARVGVVVAAGTIASSKLLDRSDIDHTGYQVSLNVASPVVALMPPGTGGDAWDEDQMSSYVDCGDFLLESHFQPPMSMASLMPGWFADHADRMRNYGRVHSAGILFPADRRGQIVDGKLKFRLDTSDDLPLLRRAMATLTKVHFAAGALECYPALAKGQTVRPDMDIDAFFDAAIREQDDVTLSSSHPHGGNAMNEDPQHGIVDLDCRVHGTTNVLVTDASVFPSCIRVNAQWTTMAMAHYATAQSDPFR
- a CDS encoding branched-chain amino acid aminotransferase, producing the protein MSAPAFARLPHPNPVADDVRAAAIADPVFGRVFTDHMVSIRYTEGQGWHDAQVMPRGPLTLDPATAVLHYAQEIFEGLKAYRLDDGSMALFRVDANAARFNASARRMAMPEMPEDMFVAAVKEAVAADAGWFPPVDGGALYLRPFMFASEVFLGVKPAAEYRFLVITSPVGNYFKSGAPAISLWVSEDYTRAAPGGTGAAKCGGNYASSLVAQREAIAKGHDQVVFLDAAEHRWIEELGGMNMFFVFDDGSLVTPPLTGTILPGITRDAIITLARDAGLAVREEPYAIDQWQADAESGRLTESFACGTAAVVTPVGKVTRGDSSFAIGAGGPGQVTEMLKGKLVDIQRGRAADPHGWVTRI
- a CDS encoding class I SAM-dependent methyltransferase, which translates into the protein MASWWERHGVPRLIKCACSQGQIMKLRSRVVPYARGHVLELGCGGGINMEFYRPEQVESFTGLDPSPELLAMSRAAAADRGMAADIRGGVGEAMPFESGQFDTVVTTFTLCSVADQAAVLAEIRRVLKPGGTALFLEHGGAPDAGVAKWQRRIEPVWKRIGGNCHLTRPISDAYAAAGFAVERQGAAYMPKTPRPFGWVEYGAARVAG
- the trxB gene encoding thioredoxin-disulfide reductase codes for the protein MPATHHTKMLILGSGPAGLSAAIYAARAGMMPIVVQGLQPGGQLTITTDVENYPGFAEVIQGPWLMEQMTAQAVHVGTSMIWDTIVDVDLSERPFRLTGDGGDVYLAETLVIATGAQAKWLGVPGEQELGGKGVSACATCDGFFYRGKKVVVIGGGNTAVEEALYLTNHSDDVTLIHRRDSLRAEKILQDRLFANPKIKVLWNKQVERFVAGEGVSGLVGVDLIDTVTGAASHEPTDGGFVAIGHSPATELFRGKLPLDDDGYLQVTPGTSLTAIPGVFAAGDVTDKLYRQAVTAAGMGCMAALDAERFLAEAEYHALVEA
- a CDS encoding rhodanese-related sulfurtransferase, which gives rise to MTFTVAALYRFAAFDDPALLRQPLLDRCAAEGIKGTLLLAREGINGTIAGTETGIAAVLDHIRALPGCAALDVKYSTAAAMPFQRLKVRLKKEIVTLKVPGLDPARDAAPYIDPADWNALVDDPDTVLIDTRNAFEVGYGSFAGAVDPETRSFGDFPGWWRANADRFAGKRIAMFCTGGIRCEKSTAFLRHEGVDDVVHLKGGILAYLEQVPASESRWHGSCFVFDERVSVGHGLVEVGEKS